The bacterium nucleotide sequence GTCCATTCAGGATGAAGGTGATGGCGCGCTCGTTCACGCCGGCCTCCCATCGGCCGCCGCGGCAGCCGCCCGCTGGAGGGCTCGCCCGGTGAGCACGCGCGCGAGATGGCGGCGATACGCGGCGGATGCGTGCGCGTCCCCCTCGGGTTCGATCTCGCGGGCCGCCTCCTCTGCGGCGCGGCGGAGGATGCGGGGGTCGGGCCGCTCGCTCGCGAGGGCGGCCTCGACGCCGGGGAGGCGCAGGGGAGTCGAGCCCGCGCCGGCCAGCGCCACGCGGGCCCGCGCGATCTCGCCTGCCGGCCGGACCTCGACGACGGCCACGGCCGCGACGATGGCAAAGTCGCCCGCGCGCCTGGTGAATTCGGTCACGGCGTACCCGACTCTGGGCCCGAGCACCGGGAGGCGGATCCCAACGATCACCTCGTCCGGCGCAAGCGCCGTGGTAAGCGCCCCGACAAAAAACTCGTGCGCAGGGATGGCGCGCTCCCCGGCGGCGCCCCGCACAACCAGCGTCCCGTCGAGAGCGCGGGCCACGGCGGGCAGTTCGGCCGCCGGATCGGCGTGGGCGAGGCTCCCGCCGATCGTCCCCAACGTGCGCACACGGACGTTGCCGATCAACGCGGCGGCCTCCCGAAGGAGGCCGCAGGCTGCAAGGACGCCCTCGCCGCGCTCCAGCGCCCGATGCCGGACCAACGCGCCGATGAAGAGATCGCCCCCGTCACGGCGCACGAGCCGCAACTCCTGGATACCATTGAGGTCGACCACCACCTCGGGGCGCGCGAGCCGGAGGGTCAGAAGCGGCACCAGGCTCTGTCCGCCGGCCAGCGCTTTGGCGCGCTCCCCGTACCTCGCGAGCAGCGCCGTGGCTTCGTCGAGCGTCGCGGGGGCATAATACTCAAACGGGACGGCAGGCAAGCTCTTCCTCCGAGCGCGTGGCCGGCCGAGTTCCCGCGCCGCGCTCCCTCATACATCCCACCCGCCGTCGACGATCATCTCGTGCCCGGTAATCTGGCGGCTCTCCTCCGAGGCGAGGAACACGACCGCGTTCGCGATGTCTTCATCCTTCGTGAACCGGCGCAGCGCCATCTCCTCGATGTACTCGTCGTACACTTGGGTCGGCGTCCAGCGTCGGACCCGGGCCTTCTCTTGAATGATCGTGGTCATGCGATCGCCCAGGACGACGCCCGGGCAGATCGCGTTCACGTTCACGCCGTACGGCCCCACCTCGAGCGCAAGCGTGCGCGTGAGCCCGCGCACGGCCCACTTGGACGATGAGTACGCCGCGCGGAAGCGGTACCCTCGAAGCCCCGAGGTGCCGGCGATATTGATGATCTTGCCGTACCGCCGTTCGATCATGGCGGGCACCACGGCACGACAGCAGAGAAATACGCCCTTCAAGTTCACGCCGAGCACGCGATCCCAGTCCTCAGGCGCGATCTTATGGAGCGGGGTCTCGATCGGCCCGATCGTGCCCGCGGCGTTGACGAGGATATCGATGCGCCCAAATTCCTCGAGCGCTCGACGGGCCAGGGCCTCCACCGCGCGGGCGTCGACCACGTCTGTGGGCACCGTGACGTACCGGCCCTGGCGATGCCGCCCTCCGAGCGCCTTCGCCTGTGCCTCGAGCGGCGCCGTCTCCCGACCGGCCAACACGAGATGGGCCCCTTCGTCCGCCATTGCGGTCGAGATCGCGCCCCCCATCCCCTTGGCCGCCCCGGTGATGACCGCGACTCGATCCTGGAGTCTCACGCGGACCTCCTCCCCCCGGGGCGTATCGTGTAGCCGTGTGTCCTGTCGTGCGCCCGAAGCTCGGCGGACCGCTCCGCGGGCGGGCCATAGCCGCCTCCGCCCGAGCTCTCGACGACGATGAGATCCCCGCGCGCGAGATCCCGATTCTCCTTCCCCCGGATCCGGGTGCGCCGCTTACCCCGCACGAGCGTCACGCGAAATGGAGCGCCGTCCTCGCCTCCGAACACCCCCCACGGCTTCACCCGCATCCGTTCGATCATCGTCGTCACCTCGCCGCCGTCGTCGAGCATCCGGTACGCGCGGCGAAGGCCGATCCCGCCGCGATGACGGCCCGCGCCGGCGCTGCCGGGGCGCAATTCGCAGCACTCGACCCGGAGGGGATACTCGGCCTCGATCACCTCGACGGGCGTATTCATGACATTGCTCATGTGGACTCGGATGGCGTTCGTACCGTCGCGCCCGGCGCCCGCTCCCTCGCCACCACCGTGCACCTCGTAGAGGATGTACGGCCGCCCGTCGGCGCGCCGGCCGCTCAGCATCACGAGGCCGGAGGTCCCGGGGCCCCCCGCCACGATCCGATCGGGCAGCACCGGAGCCAAGGCCCGGAGAATGGCGTCGACGACGCGCTGCGAGGTTTCGTGGTTGCCCCCCACGCGGGCCGCGTCCGGGCCTGGATTGAGGAGGGTCCCCTCGGGCACGATCACGGTGATCGGTCGATAGCACCCGTCGTTTGCGGGAATCTCGGGGCCGAGCAGCGCCCGGACTGCGTACATGACCGCCGACGCGGTCACAAACGGGGTGGCGTTGACCGGCCCGCGCGTCTCCGGGGCGGTACCGCCAAAATCGAAGATCATCGTGTCCCCGGATACGCGCACCCTCACGGCAATCCGAAGCGGGATACGGCCAATGCCGTCGTCATCGAGCCAATCCTCTCCATCGTACTCCCCGTCCGGGAGCCGTGCGATCTCGCTTCGCATCAACCGGTCGGATTCGTCGAGGAACCGGTCGAAGCATGCCAACACGACCTCTGGCCCGAACCGGTCGCACACCTCCCGCAGCCTGGCTGCCGCGACCGCGCACGCAGAATATTGGGCCAGGAGGTCCCCCTCGCGATCCTTGCGGCCGCGCACATTGCTGAGCACCAGGTCCATCATCGTACGGTTCGGGTGCCCCCCCAGGAAGAGCGGCACCGGAGGGATACATAGACCCTCCGCGAACCGGTCGCGCGCCGTCGCCACGTAACTCCCCCGATGGGCGCCGCCGACGTCCGGCCAGTGGGCCAGAGTGATGGCGAACGCCACCAAACGTCCGTGATGAAATACCGGCATGATCGCCTTGACGTCGGGCAGATGGTTACCGCCTACTTCGGGCTGGTTGGTCACGTAGACGTCGCCTTCGTGGAGCACCTCGACGGGGACCCGGCGCAGAAACTCTTTGACGGTAAAGGCCATGACCCCGAGGTGGATCGGAATGTCTCGACCCTGGGCGACGAGTCGCCCCCGCGCGTCGGTGAGAGCACACGAGAGGTCACCGGCCTCCTTGAGGACAGGGGAGCGGGCCGATCGCATCACGATCGCCCGCATCTCCTCGGCGATGGAGAACACCGCGTGGCGGACTACTTCGAGAGTGATGGGATCGGTCATGCGTCGGCCTCGATCCAGACATGGCCCTGGGGGTCCTTGTGGAAACGCTGCCCGGGTGAGACCAGAATCGTTGACCACGTGTCCTCAATGATTCCCGGGCCGCCGATCTCCCTTCCCAGAGGAAGGGCCCCACGAGCGTACACGGGCGTGGTGATCCAGCCCTGGCCCGCGTAATAGGCGCGGCGCTCCTGGGCCGGGCCAGAATAGGATGCCGCCCTTTCATCAACAAGGGGGGCAGCCTCGCTCGCCACGATGGCGGCGGCGCGTAAGTTGACTCCCTCGATCGGTTCGTCCGTCGTATATTCGTACAGCCGGTGGTGGATCTCGTCGAACCGGCCGCGAATGGTCCCGGCACCGTCGCCCATCTCCACCGGCACTTCGAGTTCGTAGTTTTGCCCTTCGTACCGGAGATCCATGGAACGCCGCATCAC carries:
- a CDS encoding xanthine dehydrogenase family protein subunit M yields the protein MPAVPFEYYAPATLDEATALLARYGERAKALAGGQSLVPLLTLRLARPEVVVDLNGIQELRLVRRDGGDLFIGALVRHRALERGEGVLAACGLLREAAALIGNVRVRTLGTIGGSLAHADPAAELPAVARALDGTLVVRGAAGERAIPAHEFFVGALTTALAPDEVIVGIRLPVLGPRVGYAVTEFTRRAGDFAIVAAVAVVEVRPAGEIARARVALAGAGSTPLRLPGVEAALASERPDPRILRRAAEEAAREIEPEGDAHASAAYRRHLARVLTGRALQRAAAAAADGRPA
- a CDS encoding SDR family NAD(P)-dependent oxidoreductase, which encodes MRLQDRVAVITGAAKGMGGAISTAMADEGAHLVLAGRETAPLEAQAKALGGRHRQGRYVTVPTDVVDARAVEALARRALEEFGRIDILVNAAGTIGPIETPLHKIAPEDWDRVLGVNLKGVFLCCRAVVPAMIERRYGKIINIAGTSGLRGYRFRAAYSSSKWAVRGLTRTLALEVGPYGVNVNAICPGVVLGDRMTTIIQEKARVRRWTPTQVYDEYIEEMALRRFTKDEDIANAVVFLASEESRQITGHEMIVDGGWDV
- a CDS encoding hydantoinase B/oxoprolinase family protein, which produces MTDPITLEVVRHAVFSIAEEMRAIVMRSARSPVLKEAGDLSCALTDARGRLVAQGRDIPIHLGVMAFTVKEFLRRVPVEVLHEGDVYVTNQPEVGGNHLPDVKAIMPVFHHGRLVAFAITLAHWPDVGGAHRGSYVATARDRFAEGLCIPPVPLFLGGHPNRTMMDLVLSNVRGRKDREGDLLAQYSACAVAAARLREVCDRFGPEVVLACFDRFLDESDRLMRSEIARLPDGEYDGEDWLDDDGIGRIPLRIAVRVRVSGDTMIFDFGGTAPETRGPVNATPFVTASAVMYAVRALLGPEIPANDGCYRPITVIVPEGTLLNPGPDAARVGGNHETSQRVVDAILRALAPVLPDRIVAGGPGTSGLVMLSGRRADGRPYILYEVHGGGEGAGAGRDGTNAIRVHMSNVMNTPVEVIEAEYPLRVECCELRPGSAGAGRHRGGIGLRRAYRMLDDGGEVTTMIERMRVKPWGVFGGEDGAPFRVTLVRGKRRTRIRGKENRDLARGDLIVVESSGGGGYGPPAERSAELRAHDRTHGYTIRPGGRRSA